In Bombina bombina isolate aBomBom1 chromosome 6, aBomBom1.pri, whole genome shotgun sequence, a single genomic region encodes these proteins:
- the LOC128665018 gene encoding putative nuclease HARBI1 yields MTKLLGALHFLASGSFQVTGGIVTGVHKSTLSKHLSKVIDGLYDNCRKFIFFPTSPRGWRDVKRDFFLLGGIPNVLGAIDCTHIALRPPVRREIIFRNRKHFHSLNVQIICDANMRILNVVAGFPGSSHDAYILRNSGVWRLFETNQMPEGHLLADSAYPLKKWIWTPLKENQVVGPAELRYNEAHIRTRAIIERLFGVLKMRFRCLDRSGGDLQFSPEKAIKIIVACCCLHNMAQEHGMLNDLLPTPQPPGEIFEPDVINHPQPLNAHLERSATIQEFFSD; encoded by the exons atgaccaaactactaggggcacttcattttttggcttctggatcctttcaggtgacagggggcattgtaactggggtgcataagtccactctttctaagcatctttcaaaagttattgatggactttatgataattgcagaaaatttatttttttccccacatcacccagaggttggcgtgatgttaagagggacttttttcttttaggtggcatacccaatgtccttggggccattgactgcactcatattgccctaagaccccctgtgcgcagggagataatatttagaaataggaaacacttccactccttaaatgtgcagattatatgtgatgcaaacatgcgcatattaaatgtcgtggcagggttcccaggaagtagccatgatgcctacatcctcaggaattctggtgtgtggagattgtttgagacaaatcaaatgcctgaaggacatctcctcg cagattctgcatatcctcttaaaaaatggatttggacaccattgaaagagaaccaggttgttgggcctgctgaattaag atataatgaagcacatatccgaacacgtgctataatagaacgactgtttggtgttctaaaaatgcgctttcgctgcctggacagatcagggggggatctccaattcagtccggaaaaagctattaaaatcatagtggcatgttgctgtctacacaacatggcacaggagcatgggatgttgaacgacttacttccaacaccacagcccccaggtgaaatctttgagcctgatgtaattaatcatccccaacccctcaatgcccatttggagagatctgcaactattcaagaattcttttcag attga